From one Paeniglutamicibacter psychrophenolicus genomic stretch:
- the aroB gene encoding 3-dehydroquinate synthase, with amino-acid sequence MNPAPTTINVTGSAPAENYEVIVGNGLLGRLPGLLGERVKKVLIIHPRALRATGDIVKADLEAAGYAAMVAEIPDAEEGKHIEVASFCWQVLGKNDFTRSDAIVAVGGGAVTDLAGFVAATWLRGTKVIHIPTSLLGMVDAAVGGKTGINTAEGKNLVGAFHPPAGVLVDLDTLATLPKNELVTGMAEVVKCGFIADERILELIEEDPADATDATSARLRELIERAIIVKAKVVSNDLRESGEREYLNYGHTLAHAIELVERYSMRHGAAVSIGMAFAAELGRSVGRTSDAVADRHLDILKSLGLPTTYRGDRWQALLDGMRRDKKTRGDLLRFVVLDGIGSPRMLDVPDTSLLFAAYQEIAQ; translated from the coding sequence ATGAACCCCGCACCCACGACGATCAACGTCACCGGATCGGCTCCTGCCGAGAACTACGAGGTGATCGTCGGCAACGGCCTGCTAGGGCGCCTGCCCGGCCTGCTGGGCGAGCGCGTCAAGAAGGTGCTGATCATCCACCCGCGCGCCCTGCGCGCCACCGGCGACATCGTCAAGGCCGACCTCGAGGCCGCCGGCTACGCCGCGATGGTCGCCGAGATCCCCGACGCCGAAGAGGGCAAGCACATCGAGGTCGCCTCCTTCTGCTGGCAGGTGCTGGGCAAGAACGACTTCACCCGCTCGGACGCCATCGTCGCGGTGGGCGGCGGGGCCGTGACCGACCTGGCCGGATTCGTCGCCGCCACCTGGCTGCGCGGAACCAAGGTCATCCACATCCCCACCTCGCTGCTGGGCATGGTCGATGCCGCGGTCGGCGGCAAGACAGGCATCAATACCGCCGAGGGCAAGAACCTCGTCGGCGCCTTCCACCCGCCCGCCGGCGTGTTGGTGGACCTGGACACCCTGGCCACGCTGCCGAAGAACGAGCTGGTCACCGGCATGGCCGAGGTCGTCAAGTGCGGCTTCATTGCCGACGAGCGCATCCTCGAGCTCATCGAGGAAGACCCGGCCGACGCCACCGACGCCACCTCCGCCCGCCTGCGCGAGTTGATCGAACGAGCCATCATCGTCAAGGCCAAGGTCGTCTCCAACGACCTGCGGGAATCCGGGGAGCGCGAATACCTGAACTACGGGCACACCCTGGCGCACGCCATCGAGCTGGTCGAGCGCTACTCGATGCGCCACGGCGCGGCGGTGTCCATCGGCATGGCCTTCGCCGCCGAACTGGGCCGCAGCGTGGGACGCACCTCGGATGCGGTCGCCGACCGCCACCTGGACATCCTGAAGTCCCTGGGACTGCCCACCACCTACCGCGGGGACCGCTGGCAGGCCCTGCTCGACGGGATGCGCCGGGACAAGAAAACCCGCGGAGACCTGTTGCGCTTCGTGGTGCTCGATGGCATCGGCAGCCCGCGCATGCTCGATGTGCCCGACACTTCCCTCTTGTTCGCCGCCTACCAGGAGATTGCACAATGA
- a CDS encoding shikimate kinase encodes MSTPIFLIGPMASGKSAVGAILARLLGTTLIDTDARVVAAHGTIPEIFAAHGEAGFRRFESQALADAVRPHAKAAHAKAAPGIPAPADRCAPAVVATGGGSVLAAGNRDLIATGFAVYLLTDAATVGPRIGADTTRPLLGATPLESWSRIFAERSELYEATATLRIDTRGRTAAQIAEAILTAYRDAGH; translated from the coding sequence ATGAGCACGCCGATCTTCTTGATCGGGCCGATGGCAAGCGGCAAGAGTGCGGTCGGGGCGATCCTGGCGCGCCTGCTGGGAACCACCCTGATCGACACCGACGCCCGCGTCGTTGCTGCCCACGGCACGATCCCCGAGATCTTCGCCGCCCACGGGGAGGCCGGATTCCGCCGCTTCGAGTCCCAGGCGCTGGCCGATGCCGTGCGCCCGCACGCCAAGGCTGCGCACGCCAAGGCTGCGCCCGGCATCCCCGCCCCGGCCGACCGGTGCGCCCCTGCGGTCGTTGCCACCGGGGGAGGCTCGGTGCTCGCGGCCGGGAACCGGGACCTGATCGCCACGGGCTTCGCGGTGTACCTGCTGACCGATGCGGCCACCGTCGGCCCGCGCATCGGCGCCGACACCACCCGTCCGCTGCTCGGCGCCACCCCGCTTGAATCATGGAGCCGGATCTTCGCCGAACGCAGCGAACTCTACGAGGCGACAGCGACGCTGCGCATCGACACCCGGGGGAGGACCGCGGCACAAATCGCCGAGGCGATCCTCACCGCATACCGTGATGCCGGACACTGA
- the aroC gene encoding chorismate synthase codes for MLRWLTAGESHGPALVGIIEGLPAGIAISSQDVRDALARRRLGYGRGARMKFEQDAVSFIGGVRHGLTQGGPVAIEVGNTEWPKWEKVMNPDAVDAEELASMARNAPLTRPRPGHADFTGMQKYGFDDARPVLERASARETAARVALGSVAANFLAQLGVQLVSHTVSVGTVASPENSALPTAADVRALDADPLRCFDSETSAAMVAEVDAAHKEGETLGGIVEVLAYNLPPGLGSYVHWDRRLDARLAGALMGIQAIKGVEVGDGFLTASRRGSAAHDEIVRGEDGVIDRSGNKAGGIEGGMSIGGVLRVRAAMKPIATVPRALRTIDTATGEATTAHHQRSDVCAVPAAGVVAEAMVALVLAQAMLEKFGGDSITEVKRNVENYLGAIPQNLGSVRTP; via the coding sequence ATGTTGCGTTGGTTGACGGCGGGCGAATCACACGGCCCCGCATTGGTTGGAATTATCGAGGGACTGCCCGCGGGCATTGCCATCTCTTCACAGGATGTGCGCGATGCCTTGGCACGCCGCCGCCTCGGCTATGGCCGCGGCGCGAGGATGAAGTTCGAGCAGGATGCGGTGTCCTTCATCGGCGGGGTCCGCCACGGGCTCACACAGGGCGGACCGGTGGCCATCGAGGTCGGCAACACCGAGTGGCCCAAGTGGGAAAAGGTCATGAACCCCGACGCCGTTGACGCCGAGGAACTGGCATCGATGGCGCGCAACGCGCCGCTGACCCGCCCGCGCCCGGGCCACGCCGATTTCACCGGCATGCAGAAATACGGGTTCGACGACGCCCGCCCGGTCCTCGAGCGCGCGTCCGCCCGCGAAACCGCCGCCCGCGTCGCCCTGGGCTCGGTGGCAGCAAACTTCCTGGCCCAGCTCGGCGTCCAGCTGGTCTCCCACACCGTCTCGGTCGGCACCGTTGCCTCCCCGGAGAATTCCGCGCTGCCCACCGCCGCAGACGTGCGGGCCCTTGACGCCGACCCGCTGCGCTGCTTCGACTCCGAGACCTCCGCGGCCATGGTCGCCGAGGTCGACGCCGCCCACAAGGAGGGTGAGACCCTCGGCGGCATCGTCGAGGTGCTTGCCTACAACCTTCCCCCCGGGCTGGGCTCCTACGTGCACTGGGACCGCCGCCTCGACGCGCGCCTTGCCGGTGCGCTGATGGGCATCCAGGCCATCAAGGGCGTGGAGGTGGGAGATGGCTTCCTCACCGCCTCGCGCCGCGGCTCGGCCGCCCACGACGAGATCGTGCGCGGCGAGGACGGGGTCATCGACCGCTCCGGAAACAAGGCCGGCGGCATCGAGGGCGGCATGAGCATCGGGGGTGTGCTGCGCGTGCGCGCGGCCATGAAGCCGATCGCCACCGTCCCGCGCGCCCTGCGCACCATCGACACCGCCACCGGCGAGGCCACCACGGCGCACCACCAGCGTTCGGACGTCTGTGCCGTTCCGGCCGCCGGCGTCGTCGCCGAGGCCATGGTCGCCCTGGTGCTGGCCCAGGCCATGCTGGAGAAGTTCGGCGGCGACTCGATCACCGAGGTCAAGCGCAACGTGGAAAACTACCTCGGGGCCATCCCGCAGAACCTGGGGTCGGTCCGCACCCCATGA
- a CDS encoding shikimate dehydrogenase family protein: protein MTATRRAAVLGHPISHSRSPLLHSSAYRALGVDIEYTAIDTLPGQAAAFAQRLRTEPGWVGVSVTMPLKDALIPHLDELSERVQRLGALNTVVVQHRGGAVHLYGHNTDVDGIVGAMSGVLPARRHGDTPGRVRRAAILGAGNTALAALEACAELGHTQVDLVVRNPQRAAAALDLAQALGLGCEAIDSTVAGQRLAHYEAVISTLPAHAADELVAPLGLGPERSPATGALAPGAVLLDVAYDPWPSVLATAWERAGGTVVSGLSMLLYQGVEQVKLFSGVQHADWEHVTNVMCDAVGLSRP from the coding sequence GTGACCGCGACGCGCCGCGCGGCGGTGCTCGGCCACCCGATCTCCCATTCGCGTTCCCCGCTGCTGCACTCCAGCGCCTACCGGGCCCTGGGCGTGGACATCGAATACACCGCGATCGACACGCTCCCCGGGCAGGCGGCGGCCTTCGCCCAGCGCCTGCGCACCGAACCGGGCTGGGTCGGGGTCTCGGTGACCATGCCGCTGAAGGACGCGCTGATCCCGCACCTGGACGAACTTTCCGAGCGCGTGCAGCGTCTCGGGGCACTGAACACCGTGGTGGTCCAGCACCGTGGCGGGGCCGTGCACCTGTACGGGCACAACACCGACGTCGACGGGATCGTCGGGGCGATGTCCGGGGTGCTTCCCGCGCGCCGCCACGGCGACACGCCGGGCCGGGTGCGCCGCGCCGCGATCCTGGGTGCCGGGAACACCGCGCTGGCCGCGCTGGAGGCCTGCGCCGAGCTCGGGCACACCCAGGTGGATCTGGTGGTGCGCAACCCGCAACGCGCCGCCGCCGCCCTGGACCTGGCCCAAGCCCTGGGGCTGGGATGCGAAGCGATCGACAGCACCGTCGCCGGGCAGCGGCTGGCGCACTACGAGGCGGTCATCTCCACGCTCCCGGCGCACGCCGCCGACGAGCTGGTGGCCCCGCTGGGCCTGGGCCCGGAACGAAGCCCGGCGACCGGCGCCCTGGCCCCCGGCGCCGTGCTGCTGGATGTCGCCTACGACCCATGGCCATCGGTGCTCGCCACCGCCTGGGAGCGTGCGGGCGGCACCGTCGTCTCCGGGCTCTCGATGCTGCTCTACCAGGGAGTGGAGCAGGTCAAGCTCTTTTCCGGTGTCCAGCATGCGGACTGGGAGCACGTCACAAATGTGATGTGCGACGCAGTGGGGCTGTCCCGGCCCTGA
- the mltG gene encoding endolytic transglycosylase MltG, whose product MTHESSNDSPRHEPGISPRRAARAAREDAERQRAGAQAPAAGDSSAGPDTAAATAPGGDPAGDPAGEPLPERHGTAHHHAAPASGHQAPADTVTALQENNLELPAATAASEEAARAAAAAQVLAEERARTAAAERTKALDAAQRARTQSAQRARKEAIEAQRAAAERVRQTLRANAAPLRDRSAAARSAITPDSSHVAPPTGKPIVPALGAAAAGPFDQDASQHRTGATEAAVDPVATQAQALSAPGAQGPPAHPAIPPRVQKQETREARRDQADAAGPAYPAPDPERLQVPGDYSAGVETQQAVHEDPHTYPEASAPAHGVEIDGTDQHVIDPHHVGYQDADHYDAGHQDVGYPEAGHLPAAHYDGTGGYPVEPDESLERENLFLTTIAADPKARKTRRRRRNWVVLVVLLGFCAVIFGVVLFLQGLMERLNPQDFPAPGGAAVSFEVKSGWGPKQIGRELENRDIVASDKLFLEAIQLVDAENREIHPGTYDLRQEMPALDAATILIGEPAAKVSYVAIKQNTRLSGVLEEISKSTGLKLEDLQALSEDPKAFGIKSGASNLEGYLHPGEYRFPLDADAKTVLKAMVDATAKTLKANGITDPEQQYHVLKVASILQAEARKDDYATVAGALENRLHPNNTETNGLLQVDSAVIYGLDRYTLQISGAEKVDAGNPYNTYEHKGLPPTPIGSPGDPAIKAAANPTPNDYYYWVTVNTNTGETKFARTYAEHRVYQNEFRSWCAANTDVCK is encoded by the coding sequence ATGACACACGAATCGTCCAACGATTCTCCGCGCCACGAACCCGGGATTTCACCCCGGCGTGCCGCCCGCGCCGCGCGCGAGGATGCCGAGCGCCAACGCGCCGGGGCCCAGGCTCCGGCCGCGGGGGATTCGTCCGCCGGCCCCGACACCGCGGCGGCAACCGCTCCCGGCGGCGACCCCGCCGGCGACCCCGCCGGCGAACCACTGCCCGAACGCCACGGCACGGCCCACCATCATGCCGCGCCCGCCTCGGGGCACCAAGCCCCGGCCGACACCGTCACGGCGTTGCAGGAGAACAACCTGGAGTTGCCGGCCGCAACCGCAGCCAGCGAAGAGGCAGCGAGGGCCGCCGCAGCGGCCCAGGTCCTTGCGGAGGAACGCGCCCGGACCGCGGCCGCCGAACGCACCAAGGCGCTGGACGCCGCCCAACGGGCACGGACCCAAAGCGCGCAGCGGGCACGCAAGGAAGCCATCGAGGCCCAGCGCGCCGCCGCCGAGCGCGTGCGCCAGACGCTGCGGGCCAACGCCGCACCGTTGCGTGACAGGTCCGCCGCGGCCCGAAGCGCCATCACCCCCGATTCATCGCACGTGGCGCCGCCCACCGGGAAACCCATCGTCCCGGCCCTCGGCGCAGCCGCCGCCGGCCCGTTCGACCAGGACGCGTCGCAGCACCGTACCGGTGCCACCGAAGCAGCAGTGGATCCCGTGGCAACCCAGGCCCAGGCACTGTCCGCGCCCGGTGCCCAGGGGCCCCCCGCCCACCCCGCCATCCCGCCGAGGGTGCAGAAGCAGGAGACCCGGGAAGCGCGCCGGGACCAGGCCGACGCGGCCGGTCCCGCATACCCGGCCCCCGACCCCGAACGCCTGCAGGTCCCGGGTGACTACAGTGCCGGGGTCGAAACGCAGCAGGCGGTCCACGAGGACCCCCACACCTACCCCGAGGCATCCGCCCCGGCACACGGCGTGGAAATCGACGGCACAGACCAACACGTCATCGATCCCCACCACGTTGGCTATCAAGACGCCGACCACTACGACGCCGGCCACCAGGACGTTGGGTACCCCGAAGCTGGACACCTGCCCGCGGCCCACTACGATGGCACCGGCGGCTACCCGGTGGAACCCGACGAGTCGCTGGAACGCGAAAACCTGTTCCTGACCACCATTGCGGCCGACCCGAAGGCGCGCAAGACCCGCCGCCGCCGACGCAACTGGGTCGTGCTGGTGGTGCTGCTGGGCTTCTGCGCCGTCATCTTCGGCGTCGTTCTCTTCCTGCAGGGACTCATGGAACGCCTGAATCCCCAGGACTTCCCGGCACCCGGAGGCGCGGCCGTTTCCTTCGAGGTCAAGTCCGGCTGGGGCCCGAAGCAAATCGGGCGCGAACTTGAAAACCGTGACATCGTCGCCAGCGACAAGCTGTTCCTCGAGGCCATCCAGCTGGTGGATGCCGAAAACCGCGAAATCCACCCCGGGACCTACGACCTGCGCCAGGAGATGCCCGCCCTGGATGCCGCCACGATCCTGATCGGCGAACCCGCCGCCAAGGTCTCCTACGTGGCCATCAAGCAAAACACCCGCCTGTCCGGCGTGCTCGAGGAAATCTCCAAGTCCACCGGCCTGAAACTCGAGGACCTCCAAGCCCTGTCCGAGGACCCCAAGGCCTTCGGCATCAAGTCCGGGGCCTCAAACCTCGAGGGCTACCTGCACCCGGGCGAATACCGCTTCCCGCTGGACGCCGACGCCAAGACGGTGCTCAAGGCCATGGTCGATGCCACCGCCAAGACGCTGAAGGCCAACGGCATCACCGACCCGGAGCAGCAATACCACGTGCTCAAGGTCGCCTCGATCCTGCAGGCCGAGGCCCGCAAGGACGACTACGCCACCGTGGCCGGGGCGCTGGAAAACCGCCTGCACCCCAACAACACCGAGACCAACGGCCTGCTGCAGGTCGACTCGGCCGTCATCTACGGGCTGGACCGCTACACCCTGCAGATCAGCGGGGCGGAGAAGGTCGACGCGGGCAACCCGTACAACACCTACGAGCACAAGGGACTGCCGCCGACCCCCATCGGCTCCCCAGGGGACCCGGCCATCAAGGCCGCGGCCAACCCGACGCCCAACGACTACTACTACTGGGTCACCGTGAACACCAACACCGGCGAAACGAAGTTCGCCAGGACCTACGCCGAACACCGCGTGTACCAGAACGAATTCCGTTCCTGGTGCGCCGCCAACACGGACGTGTGCAAGTGA